The following are encoded together in the Populus trichocarpa isolate Nisqually-1 chromosome 5, P.trichocarpa_v4.1, whole genome shotgun sequence genome:
- the LOC7486606 gene encoding F-box protein AUF2 → MIEAMDGFDRLPDSLILLIFNSISDIKALIRCRSVSKRFNSLVPQTESLSLKVDCVISPESDSDSLFTLFKSLLKSIHDLFKPDPKPTARNQTQNSPARILSQFDRIRDLQIELPAGDLKLEKGAVIKWRAEFGKSLKSCVILGFRRVANPEGNSADEEIDFTGGLKTRVVWAISALIAASARHYLLNDVVKGHREMERLVLVDREGEGTVAMEKEGLRECREAARGGEWEEDGGRTVVPSVRMRMRHEQRVQLKDGVWMEGVTLVVVRPCSGGGDGEDAELALGAFGGGIYGEAVQVLLKNKSYLLEMNSF, encoded by the coding sequence ATGATCGAAGCAATGGACGGCTTTGATCGGCTCCCGGACTCCTTAATCCTCCTCATCTTCAACTCTATCTCCGACATCAAGGCACTAATCCGTTGCCGTTCCGTTTCGAAACGTTTCAACTCACTAGTCCCCCAAACCGAATCCCTCTCTCTCAAAGTCGACTGCGTCATCTCACCTGAGTCGGACTCCGACTCGCTCTTCACTCTCTTCAAATCTCTCCTGAAATCCATCCACGATCTCTTCAAACCCGACCCCAAACCCACGGCCCGAAACCAAACCCAGAACTCCCCGGCCCGAATCCTCTCCCAGTTCGACCGGATCCGTGACCTCCAAATCGAACTGCCAGCTGGCGACTTGAAATTAGAGAAAGGAGCCGTTATCAAATGGAGAGCTGAATTCGGCAAGTCGTTAAAAAGCTGCGTTATTCTAGGGTTTCGCCGCGTAGCAAATCCCGAGGGAAATAGTGCTGACGAGGAAATTGATTTTACGGGAGGGTTAAAAACAAGAGTTGTGTGGGCAATAAGTGCGTTGATTGCAGCATCGGCGAGGCATTATCTGTTAAACGACGTCGTCAAGGGGCATAGGGAGATGGAGAGGTTGGTGTTGGTGGACAGAGAAGGGGAAGGGACGGTGGCGATGGAGAAGGAAGGGTTGAGGGAGTGTAGGGAGGCGGCGCGTGGAGGAGAGTGGGAGGAGGACGGGGGGAGGACGGTAGTGCCGAGTgtgaggatgaggatgaggcACGAGCAAAGAGTGCAGTTGAAGGATGGAGTTTGGATGGAAGGTGTGACGTTGGTGGTGGTCAGGCCTTGTAGCGGCGGAGGGGATGGGGAGGATGCTGAGTTGGCATTAGGTGCGTTCGGTGGTGGGATTTACGGAGAAGCTGTACAGGTACTCCTTAAGAATAAGAGTTATTTATTGGAAATGAATTCCTTCTAA
- the LOC7486607 gene encoding NDR1/HIN1-like protein 13, with the protein MTEQVPTVPHSDAIPKIHDPVATSNQPFFEPGTYVIQIPRDQIYRVPPPGNASVAQRQRNPHQKKHKSCCGCSCFWCCFIAIASGIAVAVTIVGLSFILLKPKDPEFQVQRFVVKNPQVSKHKYSYTNYDIRLNVHNSNRRSSILYQQGGAVSLSFRQQNVATGKFPTFHQGHKNSTDIGIVLKGTGVGLPKDVQNSLRNRKSKVPDSFSLKMNVPVKMKTSGFKTGRAEIVVTCDFTVQSLAQDTHILSQECQTNR; encoded by the coding sequence ATGACGGAGCAGGTCCCAACAGTCCCACATTCTGATGCAATCCCTAAAATTCATGACCCCGTTGCCACCTCGAACCAACCCTTTTTTGAGCCTGGCACATACGTGATCCAAATTCCTAGAGATCAAATTTATCGTGTTCCACCACCTGGAAACGCCTCGGTCGCTCAACGCCAAAGAAATCCCCATCAAAAGAAGCACAAGTCATGTTGTGGTTGCTCTTGCTTCTGGTGTTGTTTTATTGCCATTGCCAGTGGTATTGCAGTTGCTGTTACCATTGTAGgactctcttttattttactcAAGCCTAAGGATCCCGAATTTCAAGTTCAACGCTTTGTCGTAAAAAACCCACAAGTTTCCAAGCATAAATACTCATATACAAACTATGACATCAGGCTGAATGTTCATAACTCAAATCGGAGATCAAGCATTTTGTATCAGCAAGGTGGTGCTGTTTCACTTTCATTTAGGCAACAAAATGTTGCAACCGGAAAGTTTCCAACTTTCCACCAAGGTCACAAAAATTCAACAGATATTGGAATAGTCCTTAAGGGGACTGGTGTTGGGTTACCTAAGGATGTACAAAATAGCCTGagaaatagaaaatcaaaagtaCCTGATTCGTTCTCTCTAAAAATGAATGTCCCagtgaaaatgaaaacaagtgGTTTCAAAACTGGGCGTGCAGAAATTGTAGTTACATGTGATTTCACGGTGCAATCATTGGCACAAGACACGCACATACTTTCTCAGGAATGTCAAACCAATCGCTAG